A single Paraburkholderia megapolitana DNA region contains:
- a CDS encoding helix-turn-helix domain-containing protein, translating to MDNSEQYAQKIREILNNRDIPTRQQNKFLAELLDLHYTSVQKKMNGQKAWTREQLQAIARHFHVPLSTLIDYGGKEKWNAILRFNDRTQRCNIVRGDVTPTPQHENFVAVQRGDAWIVVPGNTISEHVECYTIRNIEILPPPRIAVLDDEHEITKSISTSFKALGLDVEEYNSLDAFINDAEKSTFDGYIMDWVLSRTTTAEAAVRHVREVSENFAPIVILTGEIETHVIDESDLARIVELYEVVVLEKPMRPKILATTFFSLFLSHDVKPGAHS from the coding sequence ATGGATAATTCCGAGCAATACGCGCAGAAAATTAGAGAGATCCTGAATAATCGGGATATCCCGACCCGACAACAGAATAAATTTCTCGCAGAGCTGCTGGACCTGCACTACACCTCTGTTCAGAAAAAAATGAACGGCCAGAAGGCGTGGACCCGTGAGCAATTACAAGCTATCGCGCGCCATTTTCATGTACCTTTAAGTACCTTGATTGATTATGGTGGCAAAGAGAAATGGAACGCCATTCTCAGATTCAATGATCGAACGCAACGATGCAATATCGTTCGGGGGGATGTGACGCCAACACCCCAGCACGAGAATTTCGTCGCCGTCCAGAGAGGAGACGCATGGATCGTAGTGCCGGGAAACACTATTTCAGAGCATGTCGAGTGCTACACGATCCGGAATATTGAGATTCTCCCGCCCCCGCGCATTGCCGTCCTGGACGACGAACATGAGATAACAAAGAGCATCTCCACCAGTTTCAAGGCGCTGGGACTCGATGTCGAGGAATACAATTCTCTCGATGCATTCATCAACGACGCAGAGAAATCGACATTTGACGGTTACATAATGGACTGGGTTCTTTCGAGAACCACTACCGCAGAGGCGGCAGTCAGGCATGTGCGGGAGGTCTCGGAGAATTTCGCTCCCATTGTCATCCTGACCGGGGAGATCGAGACGCATGTAATCGACGAGTCGGACCTGGCCCGGATTGTCGAGCTTTACGAGGTTGTTGTGCTCGAGAAACCAATGCGACCAAAGATACTGGCAACGACCTTCTTTTCGCTATTTCTCAGCCACGACGTCAAACCGGGGGCTCACTCCTGA
- a CDS encoding TonB-dependent receptor gives MKSKILAPAIRTLPWAGIVLSAAFGALFNPYALAQGTQVNVDNATPAGTTAALDAAATSASRIASPSATSSTTGGSTESPLATLKRVEVTGSLIRSSDRIGFNQVQTVTAKDIRDSGANSVSAFLRSTTANSADSWSEATNNNFAAGASGIALRGLSEKYTLVLIDGQRVAPFAFFSNGVDAFFDLNTLPLSAISRIDIVKTGAVSQYGSDAIAGVVNIITKHDFQGLQLDSSYGGSIDGRGGNGTAKFSALGGFGNLTSDGYNVTASASFARDNGSTLADRDSTSPMDFTNRPGGMSLLAPSYWTNPLTGNPQALGSCPYGSSVKPASSNFTSVFYGQTNGTVCGLYTGNGFSIEPWSQRLSAKVDAQFRINETTTAFADLWESNNTSVQGSGVSNNTVGGTNSSLVYNPATKQFSLFNNIVPASNPYNPYGVATPLIYTFPRAVAETTDANYWRAATGLKGSVTLPDGEWNWATTYTHSQSDVSNTYSNQLNVSALNNIYQNGTYDFANPSATPNGLNGLYMNANNIGVSKLDTLDATISTPTLLHLPTGDVGFGLGAEFFHQSESLAQGAASASGLVLTPYEEEVSGQRNVAAAYYQLDIPIIRTLTFSQSGRYDHYSDVGGAFSPRFALRWQPVKELTAYASYDRGFRAPTFVEDSTSQNMALVINQSGAVTSLTSGNPNLHPERTKNYNIGFELSPVPTTEVGVDWYRIHVSNAIGIDQPSSTVNYPGSTIPEYETFQYQNLGDLDTSGFETTFRESLPTAVGTFTLSGDWAYVDTFKFQLGGQTVNSAGNNLSFNEPFGGSFPRWKGNTTLSWAWHAWNAALSWQYTGPYTQTFTFIPTPTPQAGSVGSYSQFNLMVTYTGFRHWTIYGGMNNIFNRAPPFDAVGQDGPFWQQGYDTSLYSYVGRFAQIGATYKF, from the coding sequence GTGAAATCAAAGATTCTGGCGCCCGCCATCAGAACATTGCCTTGGGCTGGGATCGTGTTGTCAGCTGCGTTCGGCGCATTGTTCAACCCATATGCGCTCGCGCAAGGCACTCAGGTAAACGTCGACAATGCGACACCGGCGGGAACGACCGCCGCGCTGGATGCGGCAGCAACCTCGGCGTCGCGCATTGCATCTCCTTCTGCTACGTCCTCTACGACGGGCGGTTCAACAGAGAGTCCCTTAGCCACGCTGAAGCGGGTCGAGGTTACCGGTTCGCTTATTCGCAGTTCCGACAGGATTGGTTTCAACCAGGTCCAGACGGTCACGGCGAAGGACATCCGTGACAGCGGGGCCAATAGCGTCTCTGCATTTCTGCGCAGCACGACTGCCAACTCAGCCGACAGCTGGAGTGAAGCCACAAACAACAATTTTGCGGCGGGCGCATCGGGGATCGCGCTGCGTGGCCTGAGCGAAAAATATACGCTGGTCCTGATTGACGGCCAGCGGGTCGCTCCGTTTGCGTTCTTCTCGAACGGCGTCGATGCGTTTTTTGACCTGAACACACTTCCGCTCAGTGCGATCAGCCGCATCGACATCGTGAAAACCGGTGCCGTTTCACAGTACGGCTCAGACGCAATCGCGGGCGTGGTCAACATCATCACGAAGCATGACTTCCAGGGCCTGCAGCTCGACAGTAGCTATGGTGGCTCCATCGATGGCCGCGGCGGCAATGGAACGGCAAAGTTCAGCGCGCTAGGCGGGTTCGGCAATCTCACTTCCGACGGCTACAACGTCACGGCATCGGCGAGCTTCGCGAGAGACAATGGTTCGACGCTGGCGGATCGCGATTCGACGTCACCCATGGACTTTACGAACCGGCCCGGCGGCATGTCGTTGCTGGCGCCTTCATACTGGACCAATCCCCTGACCGGAAACCCTCAGGCGCTGGGATCGTGTCCGTATGGCAGCTCGGTCAAGCCGGCTAGCTCTAATTTCACCTCCGTTTTTTACGGCCAGACAAACGGCACGGTCTGTGGGCTCTATACCGGCAATGGCTTTTCCATAGAGCCATGGAGCCAACGTCTTAGCGCGAAGGTAGATGCGCAGTTCAGGATCAATGAAACCACCACTGCGTTTGCAGATCTCTGGGAGAGCAACAATACGAGCGTCCAGGGCAGCGGAGTCTCGAATAACACCGTCGGAGGGACTAATTCCTCTTTGGTGTACAACCCTGCAACGAAGCAGTTCTCCCTGTTCAACAACATCGTGCCGGCAAGCAACCCGTACAACCCGTACGGCGTCGCGACTCCGCTCATCTACACGTTCCCGAGGGCCGTCGCGGAAACAACCGACGCCAATTACTGGCGGGCCGCCACCGGCCTCAAGGGTTCCGTTACGCTGCCGGATGGCGAGTGGAATTGGGCAACCACCTACACCCACTCGCAAAGCGACGTTTCCAACACGTACTCGAACCAGCTGAACGTCAGCGCGCTGAACAACATCTACCAGAACGGCACCTATGACTTCGCGAACCCGTCTGCTACGCCAAACGGGCTCAACGGTCTGTACATGAACGCGAATAACATCGGCGTCTCGAAGCTTGATACGCTCGATGCGACAATTTCAACCCCTACTCTGTTGCACTTGCCGACCGGTGATGTCGGCTTCGGTCTTGGCGCCGAGTTCTTCCACCAGAGCGAGTCCCTGGCGCAGGGCGCTGCATCCGCGAGCGGCCTTGTCCTCACCCCGTACGAGGAAGAGGTGTCCGGACAGCGTAACGTAGCTGCAGCGTACTACCAGCTCGACATTCCGATCATCAGAACCCTGACCTTCAGTCAGTCTGGCCGCTATGATCACTACAGCGATGTCGGTGGCGCATTCTCGCCTCGGTTCGCGCTGCGCTGGCAACCGGTCAAGGAGTTGACTGCCTACGCGTCCTACGATCGCGGCTTCCGCGCGCCGACGTTCGTCGAAGACAGTACGTCACAGAACATGGCACTTGTGATCAATCAGTCAGGCGCGGTCACATCGCTTACATCAGGCAACCCGAACCTGCACCCTGAGCGCACGAAGAACTACAACATTGGTTTTGAGTTGTCGCCGGTCCCCACTACTGAGGTCGGTGTTGACTGGTACCGGATTCACGTGAGCAACGCGATCGGCATAGACCAGCCATCGTCTACGGTGAACTACCCGGGCTCGACCATTCCCGAATACGAGACCTTCCAGTACCAGAACCTCGGTGACCTCGATACGAGCGGCTTTGAGACCACCTTTCGCGAGTCGTTGCCGACTGCGGTTGGTACGTTCACGTTGTCGGGCGACTGGGCCTATGTAGACACGTTCAAGTTCCAGCTGGGTGGCCAGACCGTGAACTCGGCTGGCAACAACCTTTCATTCAACGAGCCGTTCGGCGGCAGCTTCCCACGCTGGAAGGGCAATACAACCTTGAGCTGGGCCTGGCACGCCTGGAATGCGGCGCTCTCGTGGCAGTACACGGGACCGTACACGCAGACTTTTACCTTCATCCCGACGCCGACCCCTCAGGCCGGCAGCGTGGGGTCCTATAGCCAGTTCAACCTGATGGTGACCTACACCGGATTCAGGCATTGGACCATCTACGGCGGCATGAACAACATCTTCAATCGCGCGCCACCGTTCGACGCAGTAGGTCAGGACGGCCCTTTCTGGCAGCAGGGTTATGACACTTCGCTGTACTCGTATGTCGGCCGCTTCGCCCAGATTGGTGCGACGTACAAGTTCTGA
- a CDS encoding GNAT family N-acetyltransferase, translating into MVYSYRPLTENDLRATYEIRFSVTQNLIHGHQVKYLQRDHALEDIRQGGGWMCVADGREVGFCMPLFIPEPYLAALFVVPEHQGKGVGGALLELALKWLKEKGGRLITLETDPGSVAEGFYKNRGWEKTGMGEFGIQNVYVRQL; encoded by the coding sequence ATGGTGTATTCATACCGACCATTAACGGAAAATGATCTGAGAGCGACATACGAAATCAGGTTCTCCGTCACGCAAAATCTGATTCACGGCCATCAGGTGAAATATCTCCAGCGGGACCACGCTCTGGAAGATATAAGGCAAGGCGGCGGCTGGATGTGTGTCGCTGACGGAAGGGAGGTTGGGTTTTGCATGCCGCTTTTCATTCCAGAGCCCTATCTGGCCGCGTTATTTGTCGTCCCGGAGCATCAGGGGAAAGGTGTAGGCGGTGCCCTGCTTGAACTGGCACTGAAGTGGCTAAAAGAAAAGGGGGGCCGATTGATCACACTGGAGACTGATCCGGGGTCAGTCGCAGAGGGTTTTTACAAAAATCGCGGCTGGGAGAAAACCGGTATGGGTGAGTTCGGGATACAAAATGTCTATGTCCGTCAACTGTAA
- a CDS encoding putative pterin-binding protein, with the protein MSMSVNCNRGQWLVGLVLVTLVALTGNNARAEDFTVEISGKISNFTDPQRKVYDLTEKDIPVIKQATIRTSTNWTKTETFTGFSARDLLTKIGATGKFLDISCLDDYEYTIPVSDISKYDLVFAYMRNGVRMGIENLGPLALIYPRDQHPKELGGPDVDAKFIWQISKIVVK; encoded by the coding sequence ATGTCTATGTCCGTCAACTGTAACCGGGGCCAGTGGCTCGTTGGCCTGGTGCTTGTCACGCTGGTCGCGCTGACTGGCAATAACGCAAGGGCTGAGGATTTCACGGTCGAGATCTCCGGGAAAATATCGAATTTCACAGATCCTCAGAGAAAGGTCTACGACTTAACCGAAAAGGATATCCCTGTTATCAAGCAGGCGACTATCAGAACGTCCACAAACTGGACGAAGACTGAGACTTTCACCGGGTTCAGTGCCAGAGATTTACTGACAAAAATTGGCGCGACTGGAAAATTTCTGGACATATCCTGTCTCGATGATTACGAATATACGATACCTGTCTCGGATATATCGAAGTACGATCTCGTTTTCGCATATATGCGAAACGGAGTTCGTATGGGCATAGAGAATCTCGGCCCGCTCGCCCTGATCTACCCCAGAGATCAGCATCCCAAGGAACTTGGTGGCCCTGACGTCGACGCAAAATTCATATGGCAGATATCAAAGATAGTAGTCAAATGA
- a CDS encoding sensor histidine kinase: MADIKDSSQMSRGATRDNYSLYKAIYWLSSLVFIAIISYVAFDFMSAGESLMKDLAPSLDSYSAIERIQIPTERLMIDVVRLPDPHALADLKVTASVVRSRFDVFRTGTRLGDVLAADPVTYQRMLATGDRFNVIAMHLTELQGDISGRERVIDELENFRKTLVHLNNDLYPDQIRHYALIMETTQNQRRLFIYTCIAWSAATMIWGGFFMMLGLKYRRTYKEKEDAIQRKSLFVALFNHELRSPLQSLVGHADNLLEKVNDRPDLASGQSIETEVKAIDRCVETIQARMTTFNQYSRLEAGKVTLIRESVDVHEMVLFVVESLRAVADEKGISILADAEIQNQDFTVDKQGLQQILENIIGNAVKFTTHGNVAVSASVVMPRSHERCLQIRVTDTGIGMTAAEQEKIFDPFFRAERTGGIGGVGLGLAMVKFLVDIMGGDIRVSSKIHEGTEVTVRIPVA; the protein is encoded by the coding sequence ATGGCAGATATCAAAGATAGTAGTCAAATGAGTCGCGGCGCGACCAGAGATAACTATTCTCTGTACAAGGCCATTTACTGGCTCTCTTCGCTTGTTTTTATCGCAATCATCTCGTATGTTGCGTTTGATTTCATGTCGGCAGGCGAAAGCCTCATGAAGGATCTTGCTCCATCGCTTGATAGTTATTCGGCGATCGAGCGCATACAGATCCCTACGGAACGACTGATGATAGATGTCGTTCGCCTGCCTGACCCGCACGCACTCGCCGATCTCAAGGTGACCGCGAGTGTCGTCCGCTCAAGGTTTGACGTTTTTCGAACGGGAACAAGACTGGGGGACGTACTCGCCGCAGACCCGGTCACTTATCAGCGAATGCTGGCGACCGGAGACAGGTTTAACGTCATCGCCATGCATCTGACAGAACTGCAAGGCGATATATCTGGACGCGAGAGGGTCATCGATGAGCTAGAGAATTTCAGAAAGACGTTGGTTCATCTGAATAATGATCTTTACCCCGACCAGATCCGGCATTACGCGCTGATAATGGAGACGACCCAGAACCAGCGGCGCCTGTTCATTTATACATGTATAGCCTGGTCTGCTGCAACGATGATCTGGGGTGGATTTTTCATGATGCTTGGCCTGAAGTATCGAAGGACATATAAAGAAAAAGAAGATGCCATTCAGCGAAAGAGCCTCTTTGTTGCCCTGTTCAATCATGAATTGAGATCTCCCCTGCAGTCGTTAGTTGGCCATGCCGATAATCTTCTGGAAAAGGTCAACGATAGACCGGACCTGGCGTCTGGTCAGAGCATAGAGACCGAGGTCAAGGCCATCGACCGTTGCGTTGAAACCATTCAGGCAAGAATGACAACCTTCAATCAGTATTCGAGACTGGAAGCTGGGAAGGTAACACTAATACGGGAGAGCGTTGATGTCCACGAGATGGTCCTGTTCGTTGTCGAGAGCCTGAGAGCAGTGGCCGACGAAAAGGGGATCAGCATCCTGGCTGACGCAGAGATCCAGAATCAGGATTTCACGGTAGATAAACAAGGGCTTCAACAGATTCTCGAGAATATCATCGGGAATGCCGTTAAATTTACTACACACGGAAACGTTGCTGTTTCGGCCTCTGTGGTGATGCCCCGATCACACGAACGCTGCCTGCAGATCAGGGTCACCGATACTGGAATTGGGATGACGGCCGCAGAACAGGAGAAAATCTTCGATCCATTCTTCAGGGCCGAGCGCACCGGCGGGATCGGCGGAGTCGGCCTTGGACTGGCCATGGTGAAGTTTCTCGTGGACATCATGGGCGGGGATATCCGGGTGAGCAGTAAAATTCACGAAGGGACGGAAGTTACTGTCAGAATCCCGGTTGCGTGA